In the Anguilla anguilla isolate fAngAng1 chromosome 7, fAngAng1.pri, whole genome shotgun sequence genome, one interval contains:
- the dhx15 gene encoding pre-mRNA-splicing factor ATP-dependent RNA helicase DHX15 isoform X2, with translation MMRKDRDRDRDRDDRSKDRDRDRDRDRDRDRDREKDAKAPGISLNPMMAGGGGGLLPLKQTAMQQQINPFTNLPHTPRYYEILKKRLQLPVWEYKERFGDILNRHQSFVLVGETGSGKTTQIPQWCVDMVRALPGPKRGVACTQPRRVAAMSVAQRVADEMDVMLGQEVGYSIRFEDCSSAKTILKYMTDGMLLREAMNDPLLERYGVIILDEAHERTLATDILMGVLKEVVRQRSDLKVIVMSATLDAGKFQVYFDSCPLLTIPGRTHPVEIFYTPEPERDYLEAAIRTVIQIHMCEEEEGDVLLFLTGQEEIDEACKRIKREIDDLGPEVGDIKIIPLYSTLPPQQQQRIFEPPPPRKPSGAIGRKVVVSTNIAETSLTIDGVVFVIDPGFAKQKVYNPRIRVESLLVTAISKASAQQRAGRAGRTRPGKCFRLYTEKAYKTEMQDNTYPEILRSNLGSVVLQLKKLGIDDLVHFDFMDPPAPETLMRALELLNYLAALNDDGDLTELGSMMAEFPLDPQLAKMVIASCEFNCSNEILSITAMLSVPQCFVRPTEAKKAADESKMRFAHIDGDHLTLLNVYHAFKQNHESVQWCYDNFVNYRSLMSADNVRQQLSRIMDRFNLPRRSTEFTSRDYYINIRRALVTGFFMQVAHLERTGHYLTVKDNQVVQLHPSTVLDHKPEWVLYNEFVLTTKNYIRTCTDIKPEWLIKIAPQYYEMGNFPQCEAKRQLERIVAKLQTKEYSQY, from the exons atgatgag GAAAGATCGCGACCGGGACAGAGACCGCGATGACCGTTCAAAGGACCGGGACCGCGACAGAGACCGGGACCGTGACCGCGACCGCGACAGAGAGAAGGACGCGAAGGCCCCGGGCATCTCCCTCAACCCCATGatggcgggcggcggcggcgggctgcTCCCGCTCAAGCAGACCGCCATGCAACAGCAGATCAACCCCTTCACCAACCTGCCGCACACGCCGCGCTACTACGAGATCCTGAAGAAGCGCCTGCAGCTGCCCGTGTGGGAGTACAAGGAGCGCTTCGGCGACATCCTCAACCGCCACCAGAGCTTCGTGCTCGTCGGGGAGACGGGCTCCGGCAAGACCACGCAG ATCCCCCAGTGGTGCGTGGACATGGTGAGGGCGTTGCCAGGCCCAAAGAGAGGCGTGGCCTGTACCCAGCCCAGAAGGGTGGCGGCCATGAGCGTGGCGCAGAGGGTGGCGGACGAGATGGACGTGATGCTGGGGCAGGAGGTGGGCTACTCCATCCGATTCGAGGACTGCAGCAGCGCCAAGACCATACTGAA GTACATGACCGACGGGATGCTGCTCCGGGAGGCCATGAACGACCCCCTCCTGGAGCGCTACGGCGTGATCATCCTGGACGAGGCCCACGAGCGCACGCTGGCCACCGACATCCTGATGGGGGTCCTGAAGGAGGTGGTCCGCCAGAGGTCGGACCTGAAG GTGATCGTCATGAGCGCCACGCTAGACGCCGGAAAGTTCCAGGTGTACTTCGACAGCTGCCCCCTGCTGACCATCCCCGGGCGCACGCACCCCGTGGAGATCTTCTACACGCCCGAGCCCGAGAGGGACTACCTGGAGGCCGCCATCCGCACCGTCATCCAGATCCACATgtgcgaggaggaggagggcgacgtcctgctcttcctcaccgGCCAGGAG GAAATCGACGAAGCCTGCAAGCGGATAAAGCGCGAGATCGACGACCTGGGGCCCGAGGTGGGGGACATCAAAATCATCCCCCTCtactccaccctgcccccccagcagcagcagaggatCTTCGAGCCGCCTCCCCCCCGGAAGCCCAGCGGGGCGATAGGCAGGAAG GTTGTGGTGTCGACAAACATCGCCGAGACATCCCTGACAATCGACGGCGTGGTGTTTGTAATTGATCCCGGATTTGCCAAGCAAAAG gTGTACAATCCCCGCATCAGGGTGGAGTCCCTGCTGGTGACGGCCATCAGCAAAGCCTCCGCCCAGCAGAGGGCGGGGCGCGCCGGGAGGACACGCCCAGGGAAGTGTTTCCGCCTCTACACGGAGAAGGCCTACAAGACCGAGATGCAG GACAACACGTACCCGGAGATCCTCAGGTCTAACTTGGGATCGGTGGTCCTGCAGCTGAAGAAGCTGGGCATCGATGACCTGGTGCACTTCGACTTCATGGACCCCCCAG CTCCGGAGACGCTGATGCGGGCCCTGGAGCTGCTCAACTACCTGGCGGCCTTGAACGACGACGGCGACCTGACGGAGCTGGGCTCCATGATGGCCGAGTTCCCCCTGGACCCGCAGCTCGCCAAGATGGTGATCGCCAGCTGCGAGTTCAACTGCTCCAACGAGATCCTGTCCATCACCGCCATGCTCTCAG TCCCACAGTGCTTTGTTCGCCCGACGGAGGCCAAGAAGGCGGCTGACGAGTCCAAGATGAGGTTCGCACACATAGACGGAGATCACCTGACCCTGCTCAACGTCTACCACGCGTTCAAACAGA ACCACGAGTCGGTTCAGTGGTGCTACGACAATTTCGTCAACTACCGGTCGCTGATGTCGGCCGACAACGTTCGCCAGCAGCTGTCCCGGATCATGGACAGGTTCAACCTGCCCCGCCGGAGCACGGAGTTCACCAGCCGCGACTACTACATCAACATCCGCCGCGCCCTGGTCACGGGCTTCTTCATGCAG GTGGCCCACCTGGAGCGCACGGGACATTACCTGACAGTGAAGGACAACCAGGTTGTCCAGCTCCACCCCTCCACAGTCCTGGACCACAAGCCCGAGTGGGTCCTCTACAACGAGTTCGTCCTCACCACCAAGAACTACATCCGCACGTGCACCGACATTAAACCAGAGTG gcTGATCAAAATTGCTCCCCAGTATTACGAGATGGGCAACTTCCCCCAGTGCGAGGCCAAGAGGCAGCTGGAGCGCATCGTGGCCAAGCTCCAGACCAAGGAGTACTCTCAGTACTAA
- the dhx15 gene encoding pre-mRNA-splicing factor ATP-dependent RNA helicase DHX15 isoform X1 yields the protein MSKRHRLDLGDDYSSGKKRISSDGKDRDRDRDRDDRSKDRDRDRDRDRDRDRDREKDAKAPGISLNPMMAGGGGGLLPLKQTAMQQQINPFTNLPHTPRYYEILKKRLQLPVWEYKERFGDILNRHQSFVLVGETGSGKTTQIPQWCVDMVRALPGPKRGVACTQPRRVAAMSVAQRVADEMDVMLGQEVGYSIRFEDCSSAKTILKYMTDGMLLREAMNDPLLERYGVIILDEAHERTLATDILMGVLKEVVRQRSDLKVIVMSATLDAGKFQVYFDSCPLLTIPGRTHPVEIFYTPEPERDYLEAAIRTVIQIHMCEEEEGDVLLFLTGQEEIDEACKRIKREIDDLGPEVGDIKIIPLYSTLPPQQQQRIFEPPPPRKPSGAIGRKVVVSTNIAETSLTIDGVVFVIDPGFAKQKVYNPRIRVESLLVTAISKASAQQRAGRAGRTRPGKCFRLYTEKAYKTEMQDNTYPEILRSNLGSVVLQLKKLGIDDLVHFDFMDPPAPETLMRALELLNYLAALNDDGDLTELGSMMAEFPLDPQLAKMVIASCEFNCSNEILSITAMLSVPQCFVRPTEAKKAADESKMRFAHIDGDHLTLLNVYHAFKQNHESVQWCYDNFVNYRSLMSADNVRQQLSRIMDRFNLPRRSTEFTSRDYYINIRRALVTGFFMQVAHLERTGHYLTVKDNQVVQLHPSTVLDHKPEWVLYNEFVLTTKNYIRTCTDIKPEWLIKIAPQYYEMGNFPQCEAKRQLERIVAKLQTKEYSQY from the exons ATGTCGAAAAGACATCGGCTGGATTTAGGAGACGACTATTCATCTGGTAAAAAGAGAATATCATCTGACGG GAAAGATCGCGACCGGGACAGAGACCGCGATGACCGTTCAAAGGACCGGGACCGCGACAGAGACCGGGACCGTGACCGCGACCGCGACAGAGAGAAGGACGCGAAGGCCCCGGGCATCTCCCTCAACCCCATGatggcgggcggcggcggcgggctgcTCCCGCTCAAGCAGACCGCCATGCAACAGCAGATCAACCCCTTCACCAACCTGCCGCACACGCCGCGCTACTACGAGATCCTGAAGAAGCGCCTGCAGCTGCCCGTGTGGGAGTACAAGGAGCGCTTCGGCGACATCCTCAACCGCCACCAGAGCTTCGTGCTCGTCGGGGAGACGGGCTCCGGCAAGACCACGCAG ATCCCCCAGTGGTGCGTGGACATGGTGAGGGCGTTGCCAGGCCCAAAGAGAGGCGTGGCCTGTACCCAGCCCAGAAGGGTGGCGGCCATGAGCGTGGCGCAGAGGGTGGCGGACGAGATGGACGTGATGCTGGGGCAGGAGGTGGGCTACTCCATCCGATTCGAGGACTGCAGCAGCGCCAAGACCATACTGAA GTACATGACCGACGGGATGCTGCTCCGGGAGGCCATGAACGACCCCCTCCTGGAGCGCTACGGCGTGATCATCCTGGACGAGGCCCACGAGCGCACGCTGGCCACCGACATCCTGATGGGGGTCCTGAAGGAGGTGGTCCGCCAGAGGTCGGACCTGAAG GTGATCGTCATGAGCGCCACGCTAGACGCCGGAAAGTTCCAGGTGTACTTCGACAGCTGCCCCCTGCTGACCATCCCCGGGCGCACGCACCCCGTGGAGATCTTCTACACGCCCGAGCCCGAGAGGGACTACCTGGAGGCCGCCATCCGCACCGTCATCCAGATCCACATgtgcgaggaggaggagggcgacgtcctgctcttcctcaccgGCCAGGAG GAAATCGACGAAGCCTGCAAGCGGATAAAGCGCGAGATCGACGACCTGGGGCCCGAGGTGGGGGACATCAAAATCATCCCCCTCtactccaccctgcccccccagcagcagcagaggatCTTCGAGCCGCCTCCCCCCCGGAAGCCCAGCGGGGCGATAGGCAGGAAG GTTGTGGTGTCGACAAACATCGCCGAGACATCCCTGACAATCGACGGCGTGGTGTTTGTAATTGATCCCGGATTTGCCAAGCAAAAG gTGTACAATCCCCGCATCAGGGTGGAGTCCCTGCTGGTGACGGCCATCAGCAAAGCCTCCGCCCAGCAGAGGGCGGGGCGCGCCGGGAGGACACGCCCAGGGAAGTGTTTCCGCCTCTACACGGAGAAGGCCTACAAGACCGAGATGCAG GACAACACGTACCCGGAGATCCTCAGGTCTAACTTGGGATCGGTGGTCCTGCAGCTGAAGAAGCTGGGCATCGATGACCTGGTGCACTTCGACTTCATGGACCCCCCAG CTCCGGAGACGCTGATGCGGGCCCTGGAGCTGCTCAACTACCTGGCGGCCTTGAACGACGACGGCGACCTGACGGAGCTGGGCTCCATGATGGCCGAGTTCCCCCTGGACCCGCAGCTCGCCAAGATGGTGATCGCCAGCTGCGAGTTCAACTGCTCCAACGAGATCCTGTCCATCACCGCCATGCTCTCAG TCCCACAGTGCTTTGTTCGCCCGACGGAGGCCAAGAAGGCGGCTGACGAGTCCAAGATGAGGTTCGCACACATAGACGGAGATCACCTGACCCTGCTCAACGTCTACCACGCGTTCAAACAGA ACCACGAGTCGGTTCAGTGGTGCTACGACAATTTCGTCAACTACCGGTCGCTGATGTCGGCCGACAACGTTCGCCAGCAGCTGTCCCGGATCATGGACAGGTTCAACCTGCCCCGCCGGAGCACGGAGTTCACCAGCCGCGACTACTACATCAACATCCGCCGCGCCCTGGTCACGGGCTTCTTCATGCAG GTGGCCCACCTGGAGCGCACGGGACATTACCTGACAGTGAAGGACAACCAGGTTGTCCAGCTCCACCCCTCCACAGTCCTGGACCACAAGCCCGAGTGGGTCCTCTACAACGAGTTCGTCCTCACCACCAAGAACTACATCCGCACGTGCACCGACATTAAACCAGAGTG gcTGATCAAAATTGCTCCCCAGTATTACGAGATGGGCAACTTCCCCCAGTGCGAGGCCAAGAGGCAGCTGGAGCGCATCGTGGCCAAGCTCCAGACCAAGGAGTACTCTCAGTACTAA